The Anastrepha ludens isolate Willacy chromosome 2, idAnaLude1.1, whole genome shotgun sequence genome contains a region encoding:
- the LOC128871598 gene encoding regulator of G-protein signaling loco isoform X3, with protein sequence MNSMLELVCGLYSEENEPNPNLPANASPFRRAWGQSSFRTPRTDKHAHHHQQHQLQLQQQSGQHQHLSPLVRRASSMTASDNDVYIKSMHHGGYHDELKQARSQHQIATAAAALVAARNANTGVAIAAPQTSTNAANNGGSCTGQLKVPQLKTTNVSATDNGVTGVAAWGTAFERLLEDPAGMHTFAEFLKKEFSAENIYFWTACERFRALESSVERATQAMTIFSKHLANGALEPVNVDSQARNLTQEKLESADTDLFAPAQKQIFNLMKFDSYQRFIRSDMYKSCLEAEEKRQQLPYKAEDLDELLRTSAHQAVTVSSVVSKLKKSASNAEDRCRKSLLPWHRKTSSNKAPREPADGCADSKTSNNKLALLSSHSLKVAPTQNSQSDIHSSRSSLSSFDGLTGASILPGTCRVILSDASTTMVQARPNETVGQLVERLLEKRGLTYQYYDVVAKGTTKSIDMQSSSQTLIGKDVLIEQRVAFKMDLPDRKVISVKSKPKKQLHEVVRPILHKYNYDIEAVQVVLRETQEPVDLSLTVTHADGQRLQAVWLKPPPLLLSGDYQNGNGCAAKVAKPSASVKSVSFPCTVKQVNGGIVRNTNGNGLAVASLSSHPTQSALDEITNKVFTELMQVKVEAASAEKPLAAVNSKANDLASLKSEDCASETSSIFERIRRRDTNIAGLKLKLKKRSTSSQHSEETNQSSHTTASNGQLSAPIASATTLDVKKPIIAKLKAGVKLQMPERVAENQDELLEGLKRAQLARLEDQRGTEINFELPDFLKNKENLNASKLRKARANLSSISKSYNATTHPTPAHTSITPTLATTEELPSPQLERPQPAPRLSITNKLKATTPVSPVKPEEEPPALPNSLEGHQSQSTNTSNSSLEAEYATATLAAAAAATAGSCKGPPPLPPKPKVLPIKPSNWGAAAAASMTTSSTTTSPTTPSMALPSLPMATPKNYTTIGLSTGATAMAEDATMLLHAASKYCTSNEIAPRKTHLSIASEQPTSARCAYLEEPSSSFV encoded by the exons AATCCAAATCTTCCCGCAAATGCCTCACCATTCCGTCGTGCTTGGGGTCAATCGTCCTTTCGCACGCCACGCACCGACAAACACGCCCACCACCACCAGCAACATCAACTGCAATTGCAGCAGCAATCCGGCCAGCATCAGCATCTCAGTCCACTAGTGCGTCGTGCCTCATCAATGACAGCGTCCGACAATGATGTATACATCAAGTCCATGCATCATGGCGGTTACCATGATGAGCTCAAGCAAGCGCGTAGCCAACATCAGATAGCTACGGCAGCGGCAGCTTTGGTTGCCGCACGAAATGCCAATACAGGGGTAGCCATAGCAGCCCCACAAACGTCGACGAACGCCGCAAATAATGGCGGCAGCTGCACTGGTCAGCTAAAGGTGCCACAGCTGAAGACCACAAACGTGTCCGCCACAGATAATGGTGTTACAGGCGTGGCTGCCTGGGGTACAGCTTTTGAACGGCTGCTGGAGGATCCCGCTGGTATGCATACTTTCGCCGAGTTTCTGAAAAAAGAATTCTCAGCGGAGAATATCTACTTTTGGACTGCATGCGAACGCTTTCGTGCACTGGAGAGCAGCGTGGAGCGTGCGACGCAAGCAATGACCATCTTCTCGAAGCATCTGGCAAATGGCGCTTTGGAGCCGGTAAATGTCGATTCGCAGGCACGCAATCTGACGCAAGAGAAGCTGGAGAGCGCAGACACAGATCTCTTTGCGCCAGCGCAgaagcaaattttcaatttgatgaAATTCGACAGCTACCAACGCTTCATACGTTCTGATATGTACAAAAGTTGCCTAGAGGCAGAGGAAAAGCGTCAGCAGTTGCCTTATAAAGCGGAAGATTTAGATGAGTTGCTAAGAACGTCGGCGCATCAAGCAGTCACAGTGAGCAGTGTTGTGTCGAAG CTGAAGAAGTCCGCCAGCAATGCAGAGGACCGCTGCCGCAAAAGCCTACTGCCTTGGCATCGTAAAACGAGCAGCAACAAAGCGCCACGAGAACCCGCCGATGGCTGCGCTGACAGTAAAACTTCAAATAATAAGTTGGCTCTACTCTCCAGCCATTCGCTCAAAGTGGCACCCACACAGAATTCTCAAAGCGATATACACAGCTCACGCTCCTCACTCTCGTCTTTCGATGGCCTGACAGGCGCATCCATACTGCCGGGCACGTGTCGCGTAATCTTGAGTGACGCGTCAACAACAATGGTGCAAGCGCGTCCAAACGAAACAGTAGGCCAGCTCGTAGAGCGTTTGCTAGAGAAACGTGGCCTCACCTATCAATATTACGATGTGGTGGCCAAAGGCACCACCAAATCCATAGATATGCAAAGTTCGTCACAAACGCTCATTGGCAAAGATGTGCTCATCGAGCAGCGCGTCGCCTTCAAGATGGATTTGCCCGATCGCAAAGTGATATCGGTGAAGAGCAAACCCAAGAAGCAGTTGCACGAAGTAGTACGTCCCAttctacataaatacaactACGACATTGAGGCGGTACAAGTGGTGCTGCGCGAAACGCAGGAGCCCGTCGATCTTTCACTGACTGTGACGCACGCCGATGGACAGCGTCTGCAGGCTGTATGGTTGAAGCCACCGCCATTATTGCTTAGCGGCGACTATCAAAACGGCAATGGTTGTGCAGCAAAAGTCGCAAAGCCATCGGCTTCGGTGAAGAGCGTCTCCTTTCCGTGCACAGTAAAACAGGTAAATGGCGGCATTGTGCGTAATACGAATGGTAATGGACTTGCTGTGGCCTCGCTCTCATCTCATCCAACACAGAGCGCTTTGGATGAGATCACCAACAAAGTGTTCACTGAACTGATGCAGGTCAAAGTGGAGGCGGCCAGCGCGGAAAAGCCATTGGCAGCAGTTAACAGCAAGGCCAATGATCTCGCTTCGCTTAAG TCCGAAGACTGCGCTTCGGAAACTTCATCGATTTTCGAGCGCATTCGTCGACGTGACACCAACATCGCTGGCCTCAAACTGAAACTGAAGAAGCGCTCGACAAGTAGTCAACATTCCGAGGAGACAAACCAAAGCAGCCATACAACAGCTAGTAATGGGCAATTGTCCGCACCAATAGCGTCCGCCACAACATTGGATGTAAAGAAACCAATTATTGCTAAGCTAAAAGCAGGCGTTAAACTACAAATGCCGGAGCGAGTAGCTGAAAATCAAG ATGAACTACTCGAAGGCCTAAAACGAGCCCAACTTGCACGTTTGGAAGACCAACGCGGCACAGAGATCAACTTTGAATTGCCCGATTTTCTAAAGAACAAAGAAAATCTCAACGCCTCAAAGTTACGCAAAGCGCGCGCTAATCTTAGTTCGATCAGCAAATCCTACAATGCTACTACGCATCCCACACCTGCACACACCAGCATCACCCCCACCTTAGCAACCACTGAGGAGCTACCTTCACCGCAGCTAGAGCGTCCACAACCCGCACCACGCCTTTCCATTACTAACAAACTGAAAGCAACCACACCTGTATCACCAGTGAAGCCAGAAGAAGAGCCGCCAGCACTACCGAACTCACTTGAAGGTCATCAATCGCAATCCACGAATACTTCTAATTCATCATTGGAGGCTGAATATGCAACGGCAACattggcagcagcagcagcagcaacggcAGGTAGCTGCAAAGGACCACCGCCGTTGCCACCCAAACCAAAAGTTTTGCCCATCAAACCATCGAATTGgggcgctgctgctgctgcgagtATGACGACCTCGTCCACAACCACTTCGCCCACAACTCCCTCAATGGCTTTGCCCTCGTTGCCGATGGCTACACCTAAGAATTACACCACAATTGGCTTGTCTACTGGCGCTACAGCCATGGCGGAGGATGCTACAATGTTGCTGCATGCCGCCAGCAAATATTGCACTTCAAATGAAATAGCGCCGCGCAAAACTCATCTAAGCATTGCGTCGGAGCAGCCGACATCGGCACGCTGTGCATACCTAGAGGAGCCGAGTAGCAGCTTTGTGTAa